One Actinomycetota bacterium DNA segment encodes these proteins:
- a CDS encoding MtnX-like HAD-IB family phosphatase — protein sequence MNHTVILCDFDGTISKQDVTDTLLEKFASPEWEEIETAWREGLINSHECMSEQYALVRASQTELDAFLKTIKIDPHFKDFLDYCRTEKHPLTVISDGFDYYIDRIFDNHGIKDIEIFSNHLEFKGGSIVTEFPHTNEECNTCGNCKTTIFHTFKTPENKIVYIGDGWSDRCIAHESDVIFAKHKLITYCHERGLDYTPYTTFADILKEMRTW from the coding sequence GTGAACCATACAGTAATCCTTTGTGATTTCGATGGAACGATATCCAAGCAAGACGTTACCGATACCCTGCTTGAGAAATTCGCCTCACCCGAATGGGAAGAAATCGAGACGGCGTGGCGTGAAGGTCTGATCAACTCACACGAATGCATGTCCGAACAGTATGCTTTGGTACGGGCGTCGCAAACCGAGTTGGACGCCTTCTTGAAAACAATCAAGATTGACCCCCATTTTAAGGATTTCCTGGACTATTGCCGGACCGAGAAACACCCGTTGACCGTGATTAGCGACGGTTTCGACTATTACATCGACAGGATTTTTGACAACCATGGCATCAAAGACATCGAGATTTTCAGCAACCATCTGGAGTTCAAGGGTGGCTCGATTGTGACCGAGTTTCCGCATACCAACGAGGAGTGCAACACGTGCGGTAATTGCAAGACCACCATATTCCACACGTTCAAGACGCCGGAAAACAAGATCGTATATATAGGCGACGGGTGGTCGGACAGGTGCATTGCGCACGAGAGCGATGTCATCTTTGCCAAGCACAAACTAATAACCTATTGCCACGAAAGAGGCCTGGACTATACCCCTTATACGACATTCGCGGACATCCTCAAAGAGATGCGAACTTGGTGA